atacaaatgaTGATGTTTAGCCAAATGAAAATGAATTTGCATCATATAATACGGAACATAGTTGTCAATAGCGCTTGCTATTGTGCGTAGCGAAGCCCTGTGGCTACGTCCACTGCATTTCGAGGTAGCGAGCGCTACGGTAAAGCAAAGCtacaaaacattttttttaagaatttgCTCCCGTGCCTCATGACTTGataaaaatatacaaataaaAGCAGCttcattccaaaaaaaaaacaaatcggAGCAAAAACGCCTGAACGATTTGGTGTTCATTAAGTACAACAGAGCTCTGAAACGTCGATATGATAATCGTGATTCCATTGATCTTATCATATTGAATGAAGTAGATGATGGCAATGAATGATTGGTAGGGAGACTGGAGGACGAAGTGCATGACTTTGTTCATTAAGGTTATGATTTGACTTGGCAAGATGTTAGAAATGTTTTAGATGAAGCCCAAAATGGGCCTCGAAGGCGACCCCTAAGTCCAAAGGGAAAAAGCCAATAAGAACATTTACTACCGTTGATCTTAGATGAATTCGACTTCGATGAAGAAAGTGAAAAAGAGAATGATGTTGAGCGTTATGCAATTTCAAATGAAGAAGATGGTCTCGATCTTGATGAAGAAGATGAATCTTAGATTATGTTTTCTAGTTTTAGAATTGCGGTTTTATGTGTATGGAACTTATATATTTGTCATTTAAACATAAACTGTCGAATTTATGTTCCTATATGCTATATATTACATATTTATATACTTTTTACATTTTACTTCCAAATAGCCCTTATTACACGCTATAGCCACGGGCAACCTTTGCTCTACGCACGATTGAAAACTATGACACGGAAGATGAGATGCATGAAAAAAGATGAGATAAAATTAGAATCTAACAAAGAAGACAAGATTTAGAATTTTTCGTGTGGTCTAATTGTAAACACTTGAAAAGTTTCATGAGCATATATCTTCTCTGAACTATTAACATTGTAAAATGAACATAAAAGCGACCAATTCAGCTAGCTCAAGCATGGGCATCTGGAGCAAGCGAACACACATATTCCAAAAAAATCATACGAGAATAGAATATGGTGCCCCTAATAGATAAATCAAATCATTTGATAATACTTTAAGCTCGTCAGATTATCATACAGATTAATTAGTTTGATGTTAAAAATTAgaaaacatgaacattttacAATCTCAAATCACTCTAATAAAGACATGCTTAGTAGCTCTAGCTGGTAAAATTAATTACATTTCTGGAAACACCTAAATGAATGAATATTGACATATTTCAACCTCAACGCAGCAATCACAAGAGTTAGAAGAGTAGATCACGTTTTTACCCTAATTTCACTATGTAAAAAggtaaataataaatttcaccCCTTTCCAAAAGTTAATACCCAATTTAACGATTAATATCTCAGATATCCTAGATCTCGCAGTTTTATCTAACATCATTTTCTAAAAGTTCAAACATCCTGATTTCCAATAATTGGATTGTGCTGACACTtttgttaagattggaacttggacctaactcaacctcaaaagctagctcaagacgggaggattgtccaagcccatatatacaactccaaggttatttatccaaccgatgtgggacaattaacacacccctctcatggagtttacaaatgacccaattatgggcagaacgggtggcctaattataggcagtccaacacataacggtggaacccAGGCTTTGAaaccatgttaagattggaacttggacctaactcaaccccaaaagctagctcaaggggaggaggattgtccaagaccaAATATACAACTCCCAAGTATTTTAtacaaccgatgtgggacaactaaCACACCCCCCCCCCACGCCCAAGAATGAACATttggagcgtgaagtttacaaattacccaattatgggcagaacgTGTGACCAAACTATGGACAGTCCAGATGTTCATTCATGGGCGTGAGAGAGGTGTGTTGTCCCatatcggttggataaataaaCTTGGAatatatgggcttggacaatcctcccacCTTGAGCTAGCTTTCGAGATTGAGTTAGGTTCAAGTTCCAATTTTAACAACTTTCCAAATGAATGACTAGACACCACTTTCCAAATGAATGACTAGACATAGCTAAACCAATAATCTACCTACACTACAATTCTTACATTTAGTTTAACATACGATAGCAATATATTCAACAATTTTGCTCCACGTCTGATGCTCAAGGTAATGAAAATTTCCTACTCCTATTAAAGGGTCAACACTACCACGGAAACTGACCGCCAAAATACTAGATATCATAAGAAAATTGCATTAAAAACAAACCAAAATAGGGAATAATGAAATAAACCTTGCCCATCTCCAAATAAACAGCTGCGCGATTAGTTAAGAATGAAATATCCTCATCGTCCAGATCAATGGCCTTAGAATAATGCTGAATTGCGGTCTCAAAATCCTTCTTCTTGTACGCAGCATTTCCATTCTCCTTCTCCTTCTGGGCCTGGGCCTTAATCTCCTTTTTCTCCTTCTCCTGAGTCTCCATTGGGTCAGTTTCGGGTTCAGGCACAGGCTCAGGTTCGGGCTTCTTCCACTCCCTTGACCCACCAGCAGTAGATGATGAGGAATCTTCAGCCGACGGCATCTCCGCATCTTCCTCCGGTGACCTTGTTTGGAACTTCAGATTCAACAAAGCCCCCAAAGCTTGCATAAGCCTCTGATCTTTCAAATACAAATTGAGATTATTCGGGTTCTTCTGAAGatcctgcatcatcttcacgAAATCTGGTTGTTGAAGAAACCCCCGTGTAGCAGGGTCGTTCGCCAGCCTCACCCACATCTCCGGACCGAAAGCATCACCGAATGGGCTAGCTCCCGGAACCGTCCTAGGCCTTGAGGCCCTGACAGATGCCCCCTCGGCATCCGACAATCCCGATTTCAGTGCTTCGTTGCTGGGATCGATCTCGAGACCCTTTTTATAAGCGGATACAGCATCGTCATAGTTGTGAAGGCCCATGTGCGCCGCACCTAGACGAGAATAGCCTTTGCTCCAGTCGGGCTTAAGCTCGACGGTCTTCTGAGCATCGGAAAGGGCCTCGGAGAAATTACCGAGGGAAGCAAAGGAGGCGGATCGATTAGAGTATAGGACGTGGTTGGTAGGGACCAAGTTAATGGCTTCAGTGAAATGGCTGACGGCGTCGGTGAAATTTCCAGCAGAGAATGCAGCGTTCCCTTTGGCCTTGGCTTCGTCGGCCATGAGTGGTTTCAACAATTAAGAGAATTGAGTGCGAAAAGGATATTAATTGGGCGGAAGACTATTAGGGTTTACGATGGTggagaaacaaaaaaaaaggtGTAGAGTTCCTAGAGGCTTCGGTCGGGGATTTCTAGAAAGATCGGGACTTGCAGTAGAACATTGTAGAGTAATAATTGCTGTAAATGTAAAGAATATTCTGACCTGAAAACCTAAAAGATTGGCCCAATCTAAATTTAGTTGATTCGGTCCAGTCCAAATGATTCTGCATTTCCTGGCCCAAAAGAATTAGTCCAATTTCATTAACTTTTAATCTTTATTACAATCCAAATCCAAAAGggcgaaaatatatatataaagtccAATTTTTGAGTCTGAAAAATAATTGGTCGTCATTTTTTTCACGAGAATGCAAACAAAATCAAGTGGAATTgttatgaaaaatgttttttttatattatttaaacgTTTTTTTGtggaaaataaatttatgaaatcgtaaattattaaaatatattccaGATGACATATATTATTTCTTCTTACAAAT
The Primulina tabacum isolate GXHZ01 chromosome 9, ASM2559414v2, whole genome shotgun sequence DNA segment above includes these coding regions:
- the LOC142555724 gene encoding hsp70-Hsp90 organizing protein 3-like, translating into MADEAKAKGNAAFSAGNFTDAVSHFTEAINLVPTNHVLYSNRSASFASLGNFSEALSDAQKTVELKPDWSKGYSRLGAAHMGLHNYDDAVSAYKKGLEIDPSNEALKSGLSDAEGASVRASRPRTVPGASPFGDAFGPEMWVRLANDPATRGFLQQPDFVKMMQDLQKNPNNLNLYLKDQRLMQALGALLNLKFQTRSPEEDAEMPSAEDSSSSTAGGSREWKKPEPEPVPEPETDPMETQEKEKKEIKAQAQKEKENGNAAYKKKDFETAIQHYSKAIDLDDEDISFLTNRAAVYLEMGKYEDCIKDCDKAVERGRELRSDFKMIARALTRKGTALVKMSKTSKDFDIAIETFQKALTEHRNPDTLKKLNDAEKAKKDLEQQEYFDPQIADEEREKGNQFFKEQKYPDAIMHYNEAIKRNPKDAKSYSNRAACYTKLGAMPEGLKDAEKCIELDPTFSKGYTRKGAIQFFMKEYQKALETYQEGLKHDPRNQELLDGIKRCVEQINKGSRGDLTPEELKERQAKGMQDPEIQNILTDPVMRQVLVDFQENPKSAQEHMKNPLVMDKIQKLINAGIVQVK